The segment agagataagtgagtgagtgagtgagttgagttttacgccacactcagcaatagtacagctatatggcggcggtctgtaaataatcgagtctggaccagacaatccagtgatcaacaacatgagcatcgatctgcgcaattgggaaccgatgacatgcgtcaaccaagtcagcgagtctgaccacccgatcccgttagtcgcctcttacgacaagctgagtcgccttttacggcaagcatggtaCTCGGCAAAGTGTCAACACATTGTACTTCCTAGATTTATTATCCATTACCGCACATAAATGTATTGGCCAACATCAGGATTGACAAGGCATGGATTTCGGAAAGTAACATGGTGGGAATTCAGAAATTTTAAGATTTCAAATTTGCGAAAATACTGATATCCATAACCTGCAATAGACAGGCATGTTTAAGAAATCACACCACCCAGCCAGAAATAGTCATGTCGTCGAATGGTAGACGCATGGGTTCAACCAGGCATGTCATCCACTGCCGAAAGTCGCCGTTTGGTTACCATGGAAAGCATGAAAAGATCCAAGGCTTAACTATGGGCACATGGTAACGAGTCGATATACACTCCTGTAAATGTAgcggaacctgaactttcagttGGAATAGGAAATATAAGCGTTCATCgacattatatttttaaaactatATATGTCTTATGAACGCGCCACATTTGATCATTATCACCACCCTTAAACACAGAGCTTGAGATGCACGTGCTcaagccccatacacgtgcctGACGTATCATTCTTGACTTTTAAGTTTACAAAAAGGTCAATCAATTGCTGTAGGCCATTAGTTTTGATAATCATCTTGCACCACGCAGTCgtcagtgtttgtttctaaCCCTTTATGTGTTTGTATATTCCACGTCATACACCACGTCATACACGTCATACACATCTGTCAACATGTGCAAACAACCATGAGCACAAGGAAGTTTAACTGGAGATGcaaactgaaaatattcatCATAACCATATCATGTTGATTGACCCTGATTTGACTCTGATATATCTCTCATGTTTTTCAATCGTAAATTGAACTGAACTTCCCCCACCTTTTTAATAGCATGTGTCAAATAAATACATGAATTGATGTGTTAGGATTATCTTTTATAGGTTGAAACTATTTATAAAATGGGCAGTGTTTAACTTTACATAGACACACAAATACCTTTAATCCTACTTTTTCGCTTTATTTTTCAGGGTAATAAAATGTAGCTGAGTAAGAGGGTGGTTTTCCTACTGCTTGAATAAAGGTCGCGATTTACAAACATGCGTTTTGGTCTTAATATATTTTCCACGACTTTTGTAATTAAATACAAATGCGCCACAATTCAGTGGTTTGTCGCTTTGCATTTGCCGATATTTTGCGACTGGTCGCAACACCAAGTTTGCTTTTAAGGTCCGATACATCTCTTAAAGCAAGGATTTCCGATAAACCGTTACTCGTGAAGCATTTAGTTTAATCAAATGTCAGTCTTTCTTTCTTGACATATATCCCGATTTGACAAACTCCAGTGTATCATGTTTCCTTTAAAGTATCTTTTTGGGATATACTACAAAGTACATTTGCATCACTATATCGATGTGTATAGTTAACTGCTTTATTCATGCTCTTATCGTCTAGTCAGTATGGATGAAATGGCAGGTTTTACCAGGTGACGAGCAGTTCAGCATCCTCAACATTTTCCTGAATCTTCTTCCATAGCCGATGGATAACTAAAGATTGTTCAAATAGACAAGTAACTGCCTATAATTCAAATGATAACAGAGAAGCATAGCAAAACGAATGAAACATTCTTAACTGTTTAAGATTCCGTCGCCTCACCATATCTGATTTTACAACACAAAATGATTTCTGGTCTTGCAGTTATAAAAGCCTGTAAACACATAAACACGAACACACTCGCGCACATTCACCCTCAAGGTAACATTCACAGATACGCTCACACACATACGTCATGACACAGTCACACAAACTGTCATAAGcacaaatatttacactttTCCGTGTACGTCGCAATAAACTTATTAATCTTCAATTCGACGTTAAGTCAAATAGCTTGTTTACTATCACTTTAAAAAGCACGGTTACAGTTCAAATGTCccaatatgatatgatataaacATACAGGTATTCTTTTACGAAATACCactattttgtgaaaatattcacCCAGGTAGGTGCAATCCCGCTATAACGGCTGACACCTGTTATCCACTGGTTGACTTACAGGGATGTGCAAACATTATTGTCTCACTCTCCAACACCAATATCAAATGATACTTGTAGTATATATTTTGTGGTTAATGTCTACCATAATAATATTTAAACGTTGATGGAAATGCCGTCAAACCAACCATTATTCATTGCCTTAAATTAAGGTAAGCTAAGGCGTAGGACCAGCCTTTAGAGTTTCGTATCCTAAGGCagtactctgtgtgtgtgtgtgtgtgtgtgtgtgtgtgtgtgtgtgtgtgtgtgtgtgtgtttagagAGAGAGGGAGGCAGATACAATGTGATGATGCATGCAGAGAGAGAGATAATATACATATGATGATACATGTAGAGAAAGAGTGAGCGGGAGAGACAGAGGGGGATACAATGTGATGATACAtgcagagagagggagagagaggatACAATGTGACGATACATGCACAGAGAggggaaagagagagagagggataCAATGTGATGGTACatgcacagagagagagagcggaAGAGAGAGAGGGATACAATGTGAAGGTACatgtagagagagagagagagagagagagcggaAGAGAGAGAGGGATACAACGTGatgatacatgcacatatagCGCTGATAAGTATACGCACACTCAGACACGGAAAATGACTGCTAGAGATTATGCCTGCCATCTTGTCGTTGTGTGAATCATACATGATGTGTATGATATGAGAAATGTAAGATCAGGAAGCACGGGCTATTGTTGTGTGCGTTGATGTTATATAATGGGGGCGAGAGTTGGGCCTCATAACCTCCACTGGACTGAAGACACGGTATAATGGACGGGCACGAACTTTTTAGCTGTATCATCTGTATCACACTGATGGTCATGGTTCCTGGAAAAGGTACGTCGAACTCGCTGTCAGTCTCAAAAGTATTCACTTGCATGCGATGATGAATAGATCATTTCTAATGAAGTAACTTAAGACGAGGAGATACCCATAGTGAACAAGTAGCATCGGTTAGCGGGACAAGAGCAGTAACTGTTGAGTACAGAGCATCTTGTAAAGTTGGCTTCGGGTGTGTATCGTGGGTACGGTAGTGTACAGAGCGGATGGGGTAGCTTGTGGTGGCTTTTAGCTTAGGCAGTGTTGCCCATGGTGTGTATAAAACATACGGGAAAGCCAGTGGTAGTATGTCTGGCCTATAATGCAACCTGGGTAGACGAGGTAAGCTGTGGTTGTAGGGTAATCGGTAGTGGCAAAAGGGTAGTGGGCTACCAGCTGTGGTAATGTGGTAATGGGATACGTGAGGTAACACTTGCTGAGTTAGGGCAAATGGGCTAAAAGTTCTGGTAATAGGACAAGTGGGAAAACAATGCAGGTAGTAGGGCAAATGGGGTAACAGTTGTGGTAGGGGTAGCCAATGGTTGTAGAGCGGTATGTGGTATCTGGTGTAACAATTGTGATAGTGGGTAAGTGGGGTAACTACGAGTGGTAATAAAATAAGAGGAATAACAATAGTGGCAGGGGAGTAAGTGGGGTAACAAATGTGGTAGTAGGGGTGTGGTATAAAAGTAGCGGTAGTAAGGTAACAGTTATCACAGCAGGATAAGTGGCAAAACAATTGTGGTAGCAGGGTAAATGGGGTAACAGTTGTGGTTTTAGGGTAAGTGATGTAGCTTATCACAGTTGGGTAAGTAGCAAAACAATAATGATAGTTGTAGTAGGTTAACTGGGGAAACAATTGTGGTTTTAGGGTAAGTGGTGTAACAGTTGTGGTAGTAGAATATATGGGATAAGAGTTGTGGTTGTAAAGTGGGGTAACAAATGTGGCAGTAAGGAAGTGGGTGTCAGTAGTGATAGTAGGGTAATTGAGTAACACTTATGGTAGATGGGCAACTGGAGTACACATGTGTCGTAGTCGGGAATGTCGAATAAACATTATGGTAGTAAGGTAAGAGGGGTAGCAATAGTGGTAGTTGGGTAAATGAGGTCACAGTTGTGGTAGTAGGACAAATAGGGGTAACAGCTGTAGTGGCAAAGTAACTGTGGCAACGATTGAGGCAGTAGGGTAAGTAGTGTAGTAATTTCAGGAGTAGGGTAAATTCGTAGAAATTGTGGTAATATGAGGATAACAATTGTGTTAGTAGGGTGGGTAGTGGGTAACCAACGGTGGTGATGATACATGCAGTGGTTGGATAAGTGGGGGTAATAGTTGTGTTAATATGGTAATTAGTTTAACCTGTAACTGTGATAGTATAAGCATGGTATCCATCGGTGGTAGTAGGGTAACGTAGGTAACCAGTAGTGGCCTATATTGTAAGTGGCTATCCAGTAGTGACGATAGGGCAGATGGGCTGGCTCGTCTAAAGCCAATATTTGGTGGAAGCGTCATGACATTCTCTTGAACATTGTCAATGCCGACAAACATCCACACTCACCCACTACTCAACTACTGTTATATTTCAGCTTTGAAACGAAGCGAATCCTGCTTTATTCCTCCGCCGACCCCAGACTGTGCCTATCATCGACTTCAATGTGCTAGCGGTGAAAGAATTGAAATCAGTGAAATATATTATGTTGCAAAAAGTGATAAGCTAGATTGTCTGAATAAACAGTTGAACTGCTCTGCTGTGTTTCATCAAAACTGCTGCAAACAGACACGCGGGGAAACAACTCCTCGTTTCTTCAACACCACCGATAGTGAAAGAATCAAAACTCAATGTTCGAATAAGAGAAAATGTGAGTTTCCTGCCCATCGAACACCAAGCCTGATTTTCTCTGTGGTTACGTATGAATGCATTCAAGGTAAGTTGATCGCGTACGCCTGGATTAACGAGTAGAGAAGGGTGTTTGAGGGCTAGTTGGTTCTCTCGTAAAGATTACTAAGTGGGAATTATACATGCCACGAAAACATTCACAGCCAGTTAGAACAAAATAACATTAGAAAAGAAACATATTGTTCTCTGAAGCTATTCAAAGTTGTGGGTGTAGTGTTAAAGTTCAAGTGAAAACGAACTCTCTTCGGGCCATTTGTAAACATACAGGTTTCGTAAACATTTTGCACGGGTCATTCTCAACACTTACTTTGCAAACTCATGACTTTTTTCCATAGCATTTGTCGTCATCAGACATTCTTGGACTTTCTTTAGTTCAAAACAATGGAAGTCTAAAGTTTGAGAATGACGTTGACTGAATTGCTTGCGTTGACTTTCTTCCTACTTACTGTCACTTTCTTTGAAGGCAAACCCATAGCAATCGCCACTGGCACTATGGCAGCTGTCGCCATTTCTGGAATCGTAATCGCCGTACTGTGCTATTCTAAAAGGTACTTCATCCACGGATTTACACGTTAAAGATTTCCAGCATTCATCATCCATTACGTTTAATCAGTACATGTCCATGATAGATGTTGAATGTTGCTCACTCACACATAGTTttgaaacttcaaaattttatttcatttgaatacaGTCTGTAATTAATACAGAACCTATAACCGGAAAAAAAGCAGGTGGATTAACATACATTTACCTCTGGGATAATTGTACTCCATGCTACATACTCCAAACAATAATTTGATTGTGGTTTGAATCCTGCCTGGTTTCAAACAACCCCAACTAAgtcattcaaaatattttgcagGCAAAGAAAACAATCACCCCAGGAGAAAAGAACAAGACTGAACTCTGCCCTGTCTCCTCTCTACCATGAAGTGATAGACGCGCAGTCATTTCCCCGTCAGACCGCAAGCTATGAATATGCCACTCTTGAGGATGTACACGGAGGAGGACCGGGCCCAAAGCCAGTTGTGGCAGGATATGATCACTTGGGGTTCGTGTCCCGGGGAGTCGATGCCCGGGGGCTGGGGGTACATTATGACACTGCTTCATGTGCTATGCCAGTCAGTCAGCAGGAGAGAACGGATGACGAGGGGGCCAGGGAAGGAAGTATCCTATACAATCATCTGAGTGTCAATCCGCAGAGGTCAAAGGTCCTGCACAACCATTATGATGTTGCTATGTCAGAGCAGTGAAGTCAGCGTGATCTGCAGCGCCTGGTCTTAAGAGGGGTGTAATAATCATATCGATTCTACTTGGAAAGATGCGGATTAATAGTCACATCAAGTATGTGAAATAGAAAAGGACAACGTTAAATTCGGTGCTGTTGATCGTTTAAAACACtcgtttgtttgggtttttttgcccCAAACAAAATACCATCATGATCAGTATGCTGCTCCGTGCTCAGTGTGTTCACCACTTGAATGTAACAAATTTAATTGTCATAAAGATGGAATGTATCAATCCACGTCTCTGTTGACAGTGCTTTCAACTAATATTGCCATCCCTAGTGTTGATATGACTCGTCATGTCTCAGTTGCCGGCGCCTGTCATTGCAAGTGGGGATAAGACACCTTATGTCTAGTCACATCAATGCCACTACTGCACTGTTGTCTCAAATAGAGTGGTAgcaaattacaaatttgtcggtttgtGGTTTCATCTAAAATGGGAATAAAAAAGTACTCGCTATCATTGTTATCAACTCCTGTCACCAACGTTCTCATCTCTGCTTCGTCTTGAGAGGGGGATTATAATGTCATCAGACTAAAATGAAGGGTTCCATACGAAAACAACCTAAGTCAGACTTACGTTGTTTTGCAATAATAACAGAGGTAGGTGGAGCTTGAGAAGCTCCTTCTTGTGATTATAACGCTGTTGGGGTATGCTTTACAGTTTTCGAGAAAGCAATCTTTTAGAATATGATACTCAGTGGCAAAATGACCTATGTCAGACTGTGATGACTTaggttgttttgtcatggaactAAGTGAAATGTCCTCCGACTGCATGGCTACCACCCAAACAAGCAACtcatatataaattatatgaaATGAACATTTATGAGGAACACTGTTACCAAACCTAACAAAACATGTAAGTGAACACTGAAAGTATTAATTTAAACCTGTAAACTCCATTTTTCCACTCCAGTGACTTAGGTTGCTTTGGGAGGGGATGGATCACACTTGTTGATGGAATGTTTTGTTCCCACTAAATGCGTTTA is part of the Haliotis asinina isolate JCU_RB_2024 chromosome 6, JCU_Hal_asi_v2, whole genome shotgun sequence genome and harbors:
- the LOC137286774 gene encoding uncharacterized protein is translated as MDGHELFSCIICITLMVMVPGKALKRSESCFIPPPTPDCAYHRLQCASGERIEISEIYYVAKSDKLDCLNKQLNCSAVFHQNCCKQTRGETTPRFFNTTDSERIKTQCSNKRKCEFPAHRTPSLIFSVVTYECIQGKPIAIATGTMAAVAISGIVIAVLCYSKRQRKQSPQEKRTRLNSALSPLYHEVIDAQSFPRQTASYEYATLEDVHGGGPGPKPVVAGYDHLGFVSRGVDARGLGVHYDTASCAMPVSQQERTDDEGAREGSILYNHLSVNPQRSKVLHNHYDVAMSEQ